One window of Catonella massiliensis genomic DNA carries:
- a CDS encoding ABC transporter permease yields the protein MYKNTIKKYRSIFILGFENALEYRGNYLINLISIVFPIMMQYFVWSAVFAGKGQGDRMFGLTYAEALIYTLCAGFISKLIGTDCHHQISQDIKNGTLNNFLVQPVKYIIYQIMRSFGEKILELIVVFVVLIIFIVGVAPNLGLIIQPFAIIAFLIVLIPAFILNFLIFLSVSMLAFWIVEVGRLYGIIDILVAIVSGAIFPLSIFGEKTSSLFEILPFTYTTYFLTNTLNGTVTIDSLGRGVLVQVLWIGIFFIICSATWNVGLKRYTAVGG from the coding sequence ATGTATAAAAATACTATAAAAAAATATCGTTCTATTTTTATACTAGGATTTGAAAATGCACTCGAATATAGGGGGAATTATTTAATAAATTTAATTAGTATAGTCTTTCCTATAATGATGCAGTATTTTGTTTGGTCAGCAGTGTTCGCAGGTAAGGGACAGGGGGATAGGATGTTTGGGTTAACTTATGCGGAAGCCCTTATTTACACATTGTGTGCTGGCTTTATATCTAAATTGATTGGCACAGATTGCCATCACCAAATATCCCAGGATATAAAAAATGGAACGTTAAATAATTTTTTGGTACAACCTGTAAAATATATAATTTATCAGATAATGCGTTCATTTGGTGAAAAAATATTAGAACTTATAGTAGTATTTGTAGTTTTAATTATATTTATAGTTGGAGTAGCCCCTAATTTAGGATTAATTATACAACCTTTTGCAATCATAGCTTTTTTAATAGTTTTAATTCCAGCTTTCATACTGAATTTTTTGATATTTTTGAGTGTAAGTATGTTAGCATTCTGGATAGTAGAAGTGGGGAGGCTATATGGCATTATAGATATATTGGTTGCAATAGTAAGTGGAGCTATTTTTCCGTTAAGTATATTTGGAGAAAAAACTAGTTCTTTATTTGAAATTCTACCATTTACTTATACAACATATTTTCTAACCAATACTCTAAATGGAACTGTAACAATAGATAGTCTGGGAAGAGGAGTTTTGGTACAAGTATTATGGATAGGCATATTTTTTATAATATGCAGTGCAACTTGGAATGTAGGATTAAAAAGATATACAGCAGTAGGAGGCTGA
- a CDS encoding acyl carrier protein has product METIVSKIIDLVWQVKEGKIDKNELNRDSSLINDAGLDSLQLINFILLVEDEYNIEIDFDSFDYKLLEKIEAFCEFIEIQIKKD; this is encoded by the coding sequence ATGGAAACTATTGTTAGTAAAATTATTGATTTAGTTTGGCAGGTTAAAGAAGGTAAAATTGACAAAAATGAATTAAACAGGGATTCAAGTCTCATTAATGATGCGGGACTAGATTCATTACAATTAATAAATTTTATTTTATTAGTTGAAGATGAATATAATATTGAAATTGACTTTGACAGTTTTGATTATAAATTACTAGAGAAAATTGAAGCTTTTTGTGAATTTATTGAAATCCAGATAAAAAAAGATTAG
- a CDS encoding ABC transporter permease produces MLKNVRMYFRLYFVFLRNCLQAQMEYRINFLFSILAECGWICSHLLYLLVLYTSDISIGGIGKESLFLFVGTYLVITGIYMSMFFTNFYNIPEYLRTGQLDLFITKPISLQFIVTLRYVEFGYPIADFITGIVLIVIGWQKMGVAISFANIIGFIIFMLLGVIWVYVLQLVPAILSFWTVKASGVYNIGYAIHDMNKMPKAVYGKLIQRIGTYIYPIFPMANYGTLFVTGELAIYELIWGIIGPIIFFTMIKFVWEIAVKKYVSAST; encoded by the coding sequence ATGTTAAAAAATGTTAGAATGTATTTTCGATTATATTTTGTATTTTTAAGGAATTGCTTACAGGCACAGATGGAGTATAGGATTAATTTTTTATTTTCCATATTAGCAGAATGTGGCTGGATTTGTTCTCATTTGTTATATTTGCTGGTATTATATACTTCAGATATTTCTATAGGGGGCATAGGGAAAGAAAGTTTGTTTTTATTTGTAGGAACATATTTAGTTATTACGGGTATATATATGAGTATGTTCTTTACAAACTTTTATAATATCCCAGAATACTTGCGAACGGGACAGCTAGATTTATTTATTACAAAGCCTATTTCACTACAATTTATAGTAACACTTAGATACGTGGAATTCGGATATCCTATTGCAGATTTTATTACAGGTATTGTACTTATTGTTATAGGATGGCAAAAAATGGGTGTAGCAATATCGTTTGCAAATATTATAGGATTTATAATATTTATGTTGCTGGGAGTGATTTGGGTATATGTGTTACAGCTGGTGCCTGCAATTTTATCTTTTTGGACAGTTAAAGCATCAGGTGTATACAATATAGGCTATGCTATACATGATATGAATAAGATGCCAAAAGCAGTTTATGGTAAGCTTATTCAGAGAATAGGAACTTATATTTATCCAATATTTCCAATGGCAAATTATGGAACTTTGTTTGTAACAGGCGAGTTGGCTATATACGAATTAATATGGGGAATTATTGGACCTATTATATTCTTCACTATGATAAAGTTTGTTTGGGAAATTGCTGTGAAAAAATATGTGAGTGCAAGTACATGA